In Azospirillum sp. TSA2s, one genomic interval encodes:
- a CDS encoding ABC transporter permease: protein MGFLAATGRAFLIFLEATGRLALFTGSALSHCVRPPLYPRQILRQMIDIGYYSLPVVGLTALFTGMVLALQSYSGFSRFQAEGAIATVVVLSITRELGPVLAGLMVAGRIGAAMAAEIGTMRVTEQIDALSTLSTNPHKYLVAPRLIAGLTMVPLLVVVADIIGVFGGFLVGVYRLDFNAASYINRTWEFLEPLDVISGLVKAAIFGFLIALMGCYHGYHSKGGAQGVGAATTNAVVSASIMILVWNYLITGLFFSTK, encoded by the coding sequence ATGGGTTTCCTCGCCGCTACCGGCCGGGCCTTCCTGATCTTCCTGGAAGCGACCGGACGCCTTGCCCTGTTCACCGGATCCGCCCTGTCGCACTGCGTGCGTCCGCCGCTCTATCCACGGCAGATCCTGCGGCAGATGATCGACATCGGCTATTACTCGCTGCCGGTGGTCGGGCTGACGGCGCTGTTCACCGGCATGGTGCTGGCCCTGCAGAGCTATAGCGGCTTCTCCCGCTTCCAGGCGGAGGGGGCCATCGCCACCGTGGTGGTGCTGTCGATCACGCGGGAGCTGGGTCCGGTGCTGGCCGGCCTGATGGTCGCGGGCCGCATCGGCGCCGCCATGGCGGCGGAGATCGGCACCATGCGGGTGACCGAGCAGATCGACGCCCTGTCGACCCTGTCGACCAACCCGCACAAGTATCTGGTGGCGCCGCGGCTGATCGCCGGCCTGACCATGGTGCCGCTGCTGGTGGTGGTCGCCGACATCATCGGCGTGTTCGGCGGCTTCCTGGTCGGCGTCTACCGGCTGGACTTCAACGCCGCCAGCTACATCAACCGCACCTGGGAATTCCTGGAACCGCTGGACGTGATCTCCGGTCTGGTGAAGGCGGCGATCTTCGGCTTCCTGATCGCGCTGATGGGCTGCTACCACGGCTACCACTCCAAGGGCGGCGCACAGGGCGTCGGCGCTGCGACCACCAACGCGGTGGTGTCGGCGTCGATCATGATCCTGGTGTGGAACTATCTCATCACCGGCCTCTTCTTCTCGACCAAGTGA
- a CDS encoding replicative DNA helicase → MSNQTSSLFDPRPSAAVKPTAEYRTPPNNEEAEQALLGAILVNNKAYEKVGEFLRPEHFYDPAHQRIFAAITKMVDRGQIANPVTLKALFDNDPELAVEGGSAYLAELAANVVTVVNAGDYGKTIHDLFIRRQLIEVGTDMVNEAYRHDLDITALDQIGEAEKQLFDLASTGDVQGGFVAFGESVKHAITTAEAAFRRSSHVTGVTTGLIDIDRKLGGLHPSDLIILAGRPSMGKTALATNIAFNAAKAHMRSSGQEGGVVGFFSLEMSAEQLATRILADEVQVPGDKIRRGEIRDTDFPKFVQASQDLARCPFYVDDTPALSVAAVRTRCRRLKRTSGLSMVVVDYLQLLRGSSSRGSENRVQEISEITRGLKAIAKELDVPVVALSQLSRAVELREDKRPQLADLRESGSIEQDADVVMFVFREQYYLERAEPSRRPDESDDKFNDRYQRWQQRLGEVHNTAEVIIAKQRHGPIGTVRLYFDGQFTKFGDLDQHHQTDE, encoded by the coding sequence ATGAGCAACCAGACCTCATCGCTGTTCGATCCCCGCCCCTCTGCCGCGGTCAAGCCAACGGCGGAATACCGCACGCCCCCCAACAACGAGGAGGCGGAGCAGGCGCTGCTGGGCGCGATCCTGGTCAACAACAAGGCCTATGAGAAGGTCGGCGAGTTCCTGCGGCCGGAGCATTTCTACGACCCGGCCCACCAGCGCATCTTTGCCGCCATCACCAAGATGGTCGACCGCGGCCAGATCGCGAACCCGGTCACCCTGAAGGCCCTGTTCGACAACGATCCCGAACTGGCGGTCGAAGGCGGCAGCGCCTATCTGGCGGAACTGGCGGCCAACGTCGTCACCGTGGTCAACGCCGGCGATTACGGCAAGACCATCCACGACCTGTTCATCCGCCGGCAGCTGATCGAGGTCGGCACCGACATGGTGAACGAGGCGTACCGCCACGACCTCGACATCACCGCGCTCGACCAGATCGGCGAGGCGGAAAAGCAGCTGTTCGACCTTGCCTCGACCGGCGACGTGCAGGGCGGCTTCGTAGCGTTCGGCGAGTCGGTGAAGCACGCCATCACGACGGCGGAGGCGGCCTTCCGCCGCTCCAGCCACGTCACCGGCGTCACCACCGGGCTGATCGACATCGACCGCAAGCTGGGCGGCCTGCACCCGTCGGACCTGATCATCCTCGCCGGGCGTCCGTCGATGGGCAAGACGGCGCTGGCCACCAACATCGCCTTCAACGCCGCCAAGGCGCACATGCGCTCCAGCGGGCAGGAAGGCGGCGTCGTCGGTTTCTTCTCGCTGGAAATGTCGGCGGAACAGCTCGCCACCCGTATCCTCGCCGACGAGGTGCAGGTGCCCGGCGACAAGATCCGCCGCGGCGAGATCCGCGACACCGATTTCCCCAAGTTCGTCCAAGCCAGCCAGGACCTCGCCCGCTGCCCCTTCTATGTCGACGACACGCCGGCCCTGTCGGTCGCCGCGGTGCGCACGCGCTGCCGCCGGCTGAAGCGGACCTCCGGCCTCAGCATGGTGGTGGTCGACTATCTCCAGCTGCTGCGCGGGTCGTCGTCGCGCGGGTCGGAGAACCGGGTGCAGGAAATCTCGGAGATCACCCGCGGCCTGAAGGCCATCGCCAAGGAGCTGGACGTGCCGGTGGTAGCGCTGTCGCAGCTGAGCCGCGCGGTGGAGCTTCGCGAGGACAAGCGTCCGCAGCTGGCCGACCTTCGCGAGTCGGGCTCGATCGAGCAGGACGCCGACGTCGTGATGTTCGTCTTCCGCGAACAGTATTATCTTGAGCGTGCCGAGCCTTCGCGCCGGCCCGACGAGAGCGACGACAAGTTCAACGACCGCTATCAGCGCTGGCAGCAGCGCCTGGGCGAGGTGCACAACACCGCCGAGGTGATCATCGCCAAGCAGCGTCACGGTCCGATCGGCACCGTCCGTCTCTACTTCGACGGCCAGTTCACCAAGTTCGGCGATCTCGACCAGCACCACCAGACCGACGAGTGA
- the corA gene encoding magnesium/cobalt transporter CorA translates to MTLPPEPTPAHNAPHNAVVASAAYCQGRRIADVPIAEAGAWAAKEGHFVWIGLWEPDEALLMEVKQQFGLHELAVEDALHAHQRPKVDIYGESLFMVLRTARLEKGELVLGETHVFAGRGYVVTVRHGASTSYSPVRARAESAPHLLKHGEDFIVYTIMDYVVDCYFPVVDQMAATADELDALLIARPPSMAEIECIHQLRRDLERLRRNASPLLEVCSRLERFDLPMIDPAIRPYYRDVQDHVIRVNEQIGSLREVLSFAFETSMILASARQNDVTRKLAAWAAILAVPTAVAGLYGMNFEHMPELHWRYGYPAVLAVIIAVCAVLYVRFRRMGWL, encoded by the coding sequence ATGACGCTGCCGCCTGAACCCACCCCCGCCCACAACGCCCCGCACAATGCGGTGGTGGCGAGCGCCGCCTATTGCCAGGGCCGGCGCATCGCCGACGTGCCCATCGCCGAGGCCGGCGCCTGGGCCGCGAAAGAAGGCCACTTCGTCTGGATCGGCTTGTGGGAGCCGGACGAGGCGCTGCTGATGGAGGTGAAGCAGCAGTTCGGCCTGCATGAACTGGCGGTGGAGGACGCGCTGCACGCCCACCAGCGGCCGAAGGTGGACATCTATGGCGAAAGCCTGTTCATGGTCCTGCGCACCGCCCGGCTGGAAAAGGGCGAGCTGGTGCTGGGCGAGACCCATGTCTTCGCCGGCCGCGGCTATGTCGTCACCGTGCGGCACGGCGCCTCGACCAGCTATTCGCCGGTGCGGGCGCGGGCGGAAAGCGCGCCGCATCTGCTGAAGCATGGCGAGGACTTCATCGTCTACACCATCATGGATTATGTGGTGGACTGTTACTTCCCGGTGGTGGACCAGATGGCCGCCACGGCGGACGAGCTGGACGCCCTGCTGATCGCCCGCCCGCCCAGCATGGCGGAGATCGAGTGCATCCACCAGCTGCGCCGCGACCTGGAGCGGCTGCGCCGCAACGCCTCGCCCCTGCTGGAGGTCTGCTCGCGGCTGGAGCGCTTCGATTTGCCGATGATCGACCCGGCGATCCGCCCCTATTACCGCGACGTGCAGGACCATGTGATCCGCGTCAACGAGCAGATCGGCTCGCTGCGCGAGGTGCTGTCCTTCGCCTTCGAAACCAGTATGATCCTGGCGTCGGCGCGGCAGAACGACGTGACGCGCAAGCTGGCCGCCTGGGCCGCCATCCTCGCCGTGCCGACGGCCGTCGCCGGCCTGTACGGCATGAACTTCGAGCATATGCCGGAGCTTCACTGGCGCTACGGCTACCCGGCGGTGCTGGCGGTGATCATTGCGGTCTGCGCCGTGCTGTATGTCCGCTTCCGGCGGATGGGATGGCTGTGA
- the alr gene encoding alanine racemase — MTSDLNPRAGAILTVDLGAVVANWTQLRDRVAPAECSAVVKADAYGLGVARVVPALAAAGCRTFVVAQFEEALAVRRALEPVAPEAQVFSLGGLPTGCEGEFIANRILPVLNHLGEIAAWRAFAASRGEVLPAVIHIDTGMNRLGLGPDELDELAGHPERLEGIDVRYWMTHLACADEFDSPMTGEQLGRFRAALARLPKAKASFANSSGIFHGKVHHFDLARPGCALYGVNPTPHLPNPMRGTVRLDARLLQVRNCDAPMTVGYGAAHKVTGPARIATIGVGYADGYMRSLGGKGHIFVDGVAAPIVGRISMDLITIDVTGLPESVAHAGRLVELIGPNRPVDTVAAEGGTIGYEILTSLGRRYHRVYVSG; from the coding sequence GTGACGAGCGACCTGAACCCGCGCGCCGGCGCCATCCTGACCGTGGATCTCGGCGCCGTCGTCGCCAACTGGACCCAGCTGCGCGACCGCGTGGCGCCGGCGGAGTGTTCCGCCGTGGTCAAGGCCGACGCCTATGGGCTGGGGGTGGCGCGCGTCGTGCCGGCGCTGGCCGCCGCCGGCTGCCGGACCTTCGTCGTCGCCCAGTTCGAGGAGGCGCTGGCCGTCCGCCGCGCGCTGGAACCGGTGGCGCCGGAGGCTCAGGTCTTCTCGCTGGGCGGGCTGCCGACGGGGTGCGAGGGGGAGTTCATCGCCAACCGCATCCTGCCGGTGCTGAACCACCTGGGCGAAATCGCGGCGTGGCGGGCCTTCGCCGCGTCGCGCGGGGAGGTTCTGCCGGCGGTGATCCACATTGACACCGGCATGAACCGGCTGGGCCTCGGCCCCGACGAGCTGGACGAGCTTGCCGGCCATCCGGAGCGGCTTGAGGGGATCGACGTCCGCTATTGGATGACGCACCTCGCCTGCGCCGACGAATTCGACAGCCCGATGACCGGGGAGCAGCTCGGCCGCTTCCGCGCGGCGTTGGCCCGGCTGCCGAAGGCGAAGGCCAGCTTCGCCAACTCGTCCGGCATCTTCCACGGCAAGGTCCACCATTTCGACCTCGCCCGGCCGGGCTGCGCGCTCTATGGCGTCAACCCGACGCCGCATCTGCCGAATCCGATGCGGGGCACCGTGCGGCTGGACGCCAGGCTTTTGCAGGTGCGCAACTGCGATGCCCCGATGACGGTCGGCTATGGCGCCGCCCACAAGGTGACCGGCCCGGCGCGGATCGCCACCATCGGCGTCGGCTATGCCGACGGCTACATGCGCTCGCTCGGCGGCAAGGGGCACATCTTCGTCGACGGCGTCGCCGCCCCCATCGTCGGCCGCATCTCGATGGACCTCATCACCATCGACGTCACCGGCCTGCCGGAGTCGGTGGCCCATGCCGGCCGGCTGGTCGAACTGATCGGCCCCAACCGCCCGGTCGACACCGTGGCGGCGGAGGGCGGGACCATCGGCTACGAAATCCTGACCTCGCTCGGCCGGCGCTATCACCGGGTTTATGTGAGTGGGTGA
- a CDS encoding TIGR00730 family Rossman fold protein: MKSLSSVCVYCGASSRVADVHKEAAHALGDGLARRGIRMVYGGGRVGLMGIAADAAIAAGGEVVGIIPEHIQSAEVEHTGLTELHVVDSMHTRKRMMVERSDAFVILPGGLGTLDEAFEILTWKQLQLHDKPIVIADVDGYWRPLLGLIDHMVAQGFARIDPSALYRVADQIDGVFEALEGMPDAVQPVQPRKL, encoded by the coding sequence ATGAAGAGCCTGTCGTCCGTCTGCGTCTATTGCGGTGCGTCGAGCCGCGTCGCCGATGTTCACAAGGAAGCCGCCCACGCACTGGGCGACGGGCTGGCCCGCCGCGGCATCCGCATGGTCTATGGCGGCGGCCGGGTCGGGCTGATGGGGATCGCCGCCGACGCCGCGATCGCCGCCGGCGGCGAGGTGGTCGGCATCATCCCGGAACACATCCAGTCGGCGGAGGTGGAGCACACCGGCCTGACCGAACTGCATGTCGTCGACAGCATGCACACCCGCAAGCGCATGATGGTGGAGCGGTCGGACGCCTTCGTCATCCTGCCCGGCGGGCTGGGCACGCTGGACGAAGCCTTCGAGATCCTGACCTGGAAGCAGTTGCAGCTGCACGACAAGCCGATCGTCATCGCCGACGTCGACGGCTACTGGCGCCCGCTGCTCGGCCTGATCGACCACATGGTGGCCCAGGGCTTCGCCCGCATCGACCCCTCCGCCCTCTACCGCGTCGCCGACCAGATCGACGGGGTATTCGAGGCGCTGGAGGGGATGCCGGACGCCGTGCAGCCGGTCCAGCCCCGGAAGCTCTGA
- a CDS encoding cytochrome c, producing the protein MRRLLTAASVLLPLALAGGSARAAGEAPANDSGSDAVQRGAYIFNAAGCLGCHTDEKGGGQPLAGGRALATPFGTFHTPNITPDPVNGIGRWSDADFIRALREGVRPDGAALFPAFPYASYTRMTDRDLLDLKAYLFSRPAVAAPNKPHDLTPPFSWRFLLPVWQWMYLTPGPLPDDPAKPPAWNRGRYLVDALGHCAECHSPRTLLGGLDSDRYLAGNPDGPDGDKVPGITGAKGKGGIGAWSDGDLTLLLETGLTPDGDVVGGAMGEVVRNTTSKLTADDRAAIAAYLKTVPAKE; encoded by the coding sequence GTGCGGCGCCTCCTGACCGCCGCGTCCGTGCTGCTGCCGCTCGCCCTCGCGGGCGGCTCCGCGCGTGCCGCCGGCGAGGCTCCCGCCAACGATTCCGGCAGCGATGCCGTCCAGCGGGGCGCCTACATCTTCAACGCCGCCGGCTGCCTCGGCTGCCACACCGATGAAAAGGGCGGTGGTCAGCCCTTGGCCGGCGGCCGGGCGCTGGCGACGCCCTTCGGCACCTTCCACACCCCCAACATCACGCCGGACCCGGTCAACGGCATCGGACGCTGGAGCGATGCCGACTTCATCCGCGCGCTGCGCGAGGGTGTGCGGCCGGACGGCGCCGCCCTGTTTCCGGCCTTCCCCTACGCCAGCTACACGCGGATGACCGACCGCGACCTGCTGGACCTGAAGGCCTATCTGTTCAGCCGGCCGGCGGTCGCGGCGCCCAACAAGCCGCACGACCTGACGCCGCCCTTCTCCTGGCGTTTCCTGCTGCCGGTCTGGCAGTGGATGTACCTGACCCCCGGCCCGCTGCCCGACGACCCGGCCAAGCCGCCGGCCTGGAACCGCGGGCGTTATCTGGTCGATGCGCTGGGCCATTGTGCCGAATGCCACAGCCCGCGCACCCTGCTGGGCGGGCTCGACTCCGACCGCTATCTGGCCGGCAATCCGGACGGGCCGGACGGCGACAAGGTTCCGGGCATCACCGGCGCCAAGGGCAAGGGCGGGATCGGTGCCTGGTCGGACGGCGACCTGACGCTGCTCCTGGAGACCGGCCTGACCCCGGACGGTGACGTCGTCGGCGGCGCCATGGGCGAGGTCGTGCGCAACACCACCTCCAAGCTGACGGCTGACGACCGCGCCGCCATCGCCGCCTATCTGAAGACGGTTCCGGCGAAGGAGTGA
- a CDS encoding cytochrome c, with product MSNRVVNVLAAASVAGLMFALFGMSAQSAGAADPAEQVKDRQQTMKKMGGGMGAVAKFVKNEGATAEDAAKGAEAVLAVSKMDPKKIFPEGTAVGVADSAAKPELWKSWDEAQKYWSAVQPAAEKLNVALKSGDRAQIAQALGATSKTCGSCHEDFRVKKN from the coding sequence ATGAGCAACCGGGTCGTCAATGTCCTTGCGGCGGCATCCGTCGCCGGTCTGATGTTCGCGCTGTTCGGCATGTCGGCACAGAGCGCCGGCGCCGCCGATCCGGCGGAGCAGGTGAAGGACCGGCAGCAGACCATGAAGAAGATGGGCGGCGGCATGGGCGCGGTCGCCAAGTTCGTGAAGAACGAGGGCGCCACCGCCGAGGACGCGGCCAAGGGGGCGGAAGCTGTGCTGGCGGTGTCCAAGATGGACCCGAAGAAGATCTTCCCCGAAGGCACCGCCGTCGGCGTCGCCGACAGCGCCGCCAAGCCGGAGCTGTGGAAGAGCTGGGACGAGGCGCAGAAATACTGGAGCGCCGTCCAGCCGGCGGCCGAGAAGCTGAACGTCGCCCTGAAGAGCGGCGACCGCGCCCAGATCGCCCAGGCGCTCGGCGCCACCTCCAAGACCTGCGGGAGCTGCCACGAGGACTTCCGCGTCAAGAAGAACTGA
- a CDS encoding LysM peptidoglycan-binding domain-containing protein produces the protein MFAALGVALMGGAAAVALWPGAKPVEAPVAPASVPAPAPPAKPAQAPEQTKPAAPSFDVVRVAPDGATVMAGRAAPGSEVTVTDGGSPVASAKADQRGEWVMLPDKPLAPGTRELNLTETRPGAETPVPADKVVVVMVPDPAPKPAAESPPQNAQAESTPTAPVAVAVPRDGLAGAPPTMGGSSVLQAPPVPDNGAPAPPGGVSVETMDYDPAGRVALGGRAAPNSAVQLYLDNILVGSAHTDPKGNWRLTPEKLIDPGVYTLRADQVTQGGKVVARAELPVQVSAMPAASTDGRNVVVQPGNSLWRLARRTYGDGMLYTTIYTANRDQIRNPDLIYPGQIFALPQVN, from the coding sequence TTGTTCGCAGCTTTGGGCGTGGCTCTGATGGGGGGAGCGGCGGCGGTCGCCCTTTGGCCGGGGGCCAAGCCGGTCGAGGCGCCGGTGGCTCCAGCGTCCGTTCCGGCTCCCGCCCCCCCGGCGAAGCCCGCCCAAGCCCCGGAACAGACCAAACCTGCGGCTCCCAGCTTCGATGTGGTGCGGGTGGCGCCCGACGGCGCGACGGTGATGGCCGGCCGCGCCGCGCCCGGGTCGGAGGTGACGGTCACCGACGGCGGCAGCCCGGTCGCTTCGGCCAAGGCCGACCAGCGCGGCGAATGGGTGATGCTGCCCGACAAGCCGCTGGCGCCGGGAACCCGCGAACTCAACCTGACCGAGACCCGTCCGGGCGCCGAAACCCCGGTCCCCGCCGACAAGGTTGTGGTGGTGATGGTGCCCGATCCGGCGCCGAAGCCCGCCGCCGAGTCGCCACCTCAAAACGCACAGGCCGAAAGCACCCCGACCGCGCCGGTCGCGGTGGCGGTTCCGCGCGACGGGCTGGCCGGCGCACCGCCGACCATGGGCGGCAGTTCGGTGCTGCAGGCTCCGCCGGTGCCGGACAACGGCGCGCCGGCCCCGCCGGGCGGCGTATCGGTGGAGACGATGGACTACGATCCGGCCGGCCGGGTGGCGCTCGGCGGACGGGCGGCGCCCAACAGCGCGGTCCAGCTCTATCTCGACAACATCCTCGTCGGCAGCGCCCACACCGACCCGAAGGGCAATTGGCGCCTGACCCCGGAAAAGCTGATCGACCCCGGCGTCTACACCCTGCGCGCCGATCAGGTCACCCAGGGCGGCAAGGTGGTGGCGCGGGCCGAATTGCCGGTGCAGGTTTCCGCCATGCCGGCGGCCTCCACCGACGGCCGCAACGTCGTCGTCCAGCCCGGCAACAGCCTGTGGCGGCTGGCCCGTCGCACCTATGGTGACGGCATGCTCTACACCACCATCTACACCGCCAACCGCGACCAGATCCGCAACCCGGACCTGATCTATCCAGGCCAGATCTTCGCGCTGCCGCAGGTGAACTGA
- the prs gene encoding ribose-phosphate diphosphokinase — protein sequence MARDTGNYTAVYGFPESADAARRLAGVLDIPCHIAELHRFPDGESLVRLPEPVERAIVYRSLDRPNDKLVELTLAASVLRRQGATDLCLVAPYMAYMRQDAVFRPGEPVSQAVVGEWLGRCFDRFVCVEPHLHRTHTLDEVFVGRPSVALSGAAPIAAHLRAAGVAPGTVVIGPDEESAPLVEAVAGPLGLTGIVGRKERRGDRDVTVALPPDAPIHGRPVVIVDDVISSGETIFSCARAARVLGAERVQVYGVHALFSDIVAERFAAEGLGRPLSCDGVPHPSNALSLGSLIADAIKSFAIQ from the coding sequence ATGGCCCGCGATACGGGCAACTACACGGCCGTCTACGGCTTTCCGGAATCGGCCGATGCCGCGCGCCGTCTTGCCGGGGTGCTGGACATCCCCTGCCACATTGCCGAGCTGCACCGCTTCCCCGACGGCGAGAGCCTCGTCCGCCTGCCGGAGCCGGTGGAGCGCGCCATCGTCTACCGCTCGCTCGACCGGCCGAACGACAAGCTGGTGGAGCTGACGCTGGCCGCCTCGGTCCTGCGGCGCCAGGGGGCGACCGACCTCTGTCTGGTGGCGCCCTACATGGCCTACATGCGCCAGGACGCCGTCTTCCGGCCCGGCGAGCCGGTCAGCCAGGCGGTGGTCGGCGAATGGCTCGGCCGTTGCTTCGACCGTTTCGTCTGCGTCGAGCCGCATCTGCACCGCACCCACACGCTGGACGAGGTGTTCGTCGGCCGCCCCTCCGTCGCGCTGAGCGGTGCCGCGCCCATCGCCGCGCATCTGCGTGCCGCCGGCGTGGCCCCCGGCACCGTCGTCATCGGTCCCGACGAGGAATCCGCCCCGCTGGTGGAGGCGGTGGCCGGGCCGCTCGGCCTCACCGGCATCGTCGGCCGCAAGGAACGGCGCGGCGATCGCGACGTGACGGTGGCTCTTCCCCCCGACGCGCCGATCCATGGCCGGCCGGTGGTGATCGTCGACGACGTCATCAGCTCCGGCGAGACGATCTTCTCCTGCGCCCGCGCAGCGCGGGTATTGGGGGCGGAGCGGGTGCAGGTCTACGGCGTCCATGCCCTGTTCAGCGACATCGTCGCCGAACGCTTCGCCGCGGAAGGACTCGGCCGCCCGCTGTCCTGTGACGGCGTGCCGCATCCGTCCAACGCCCTGTCCCTCGGCAGCCTGATCGCAGACGCCATCAAGTCTTTCGCAATCCAATGA